The genomic window CCGACGCTCAAAGACGTCGCCGAAGCAGCCGGCGTGGCCGTCTCCACCGCCTCGCGCGCGCTGGCCGACAACCCCGCCGTCGCCGCCCGCACCCGCGCCCGCATCCACGACATCGCCGCCGGGATGGGCTACCGCCCCAACGAGCAGGCCCGGGCCCTGCGGCGGGCGCGCACCAACACCATCGGTGTGATCGTGCCCAGCCTGGTCAACCACTACTTCGCCACCCTGGTCACCGGCATCCAGGAAGGCGCCGCGGCGGCGGGGCTGACCACGGTCATCGCCAACACCCGCGAGGACGCCGACTCCCTGGCCGCCAGCCTGCAGGTGCTGGCCGACCAGCGGGTCGACGGCGTGATCTGCGTGCCGCACGAAGACTGCGCCGACCAGATCCTCGCCCTGCACGACGCCGGCCTGCCGATCGTGCTCATCGACCGGGAGATCCCCTCCGGCCAGGTGCCCACGGTGGTCTCCGACCCGGAACGGGGCATGCACGACGCGGTGCGCCTGCTCGCGGAGACCCGCGCCCTGCCCATCGGGTATCTTTCCGGGCCGACGACCACCTCCACCGGGCGTCAGCGCCTGGAGACCTTCCGTACCGCGTGTACTGCCGCCGGCCTGCCGGAACAGCCCGTCTACCTGGGCGGCTACGAGCAGGAGCGCGGCCGCGCTGGTGCCGCAGACCTCCTGGACCGCGGGGTCACAGCGTTGTTCGCCGGGGATTCCATGATGACCATCGGCGTCATCGAAGAATGCCACCGCCGCGGCCTGCTCATCGGCGAGGACGTCGCGGTCATCGGCTTCGACCGCCACCCCGTCTTCGAGCTGCAACCCCGGCCCATCACGGTCATCGACCAGGACGTCGACGCCATGGCGGCGCTCGCGTTGCAGACCCTGCTGGCAGGCATCGACGGCCAGCCGACGACGAGCACCCGCATGCACACCCCGACCACGCTGATCACACGCCAGTCCACCCCAGGAGCCCTCCGATGAACCACGACCCCACGCCACCGCGGCCGCTGCTGGAGCTGCGCAACGTGCGCAAATCCTTCGGCCCCGTCACCGTGATCAAAGACGTCACCGTCTCCGTCCACCCCGGCAAGGTGCAGGCCCTGCTCGGCGAAAACGGCGCCGGCAAGTCCACGATCATCAAGATGATGGCCGGCGTCCACAAACCCGACGGCGGCGAGATCCACGTCGACGGCCAGCGCGTCGAATTCCCCGACACCCGCGCCGCCGAGGCCCGCGGCATCGCCACCATCTACCAGGAACTCAACCTCGTGCCCACGATGTCCGTGGCCGAGAACATCCTGCTCGGGCGCACCCCGCGCCGGGCCGGCCTGGTCAACTACCGCGCGCTGCGCGCCCAGGCCCAGGAGGCGCTGGACTATATCGGGCTGGTCGTCGACCTGGACACCCCGGTCGGTGAGCTCGGCGTCGCCCGGCAGCAGCTCGTGGAGATCGCCAAGGCGCTGTCCATGGACGCGCGCGTGCTCATCCTCGACGAACCCACCGCTTCTCTGACGGGCAACGAGGTCGACCAACTCTTCCGCGTCGTCGACGACCTCAAGGCCCGCGGGGTGGGCATGGTCTTCATCTCGCATCACCTGGATGAGATCGCGCGCATCGCCGATTCGGTCAGCGTGCTGCGCGACGGCGAGTTCGTCGCCGAAGTCCCCGCCGACACCCCGGAGCCCGAGTTCGTCCGCCTCATGGTCGGCCGCGACATCGACGACCAATACCCGCGCGAGCAGATCACCCCCGGCGCGCCGGTGCTGCAGGTCGAGGGTCTCAGCAGCGCGGACAAGTTCCATGACATTTCCTTTACCGTCCACGCCGGCGAGGTCGTCGGCCTGGCCGGTCTGGTCGGGGCCGGACGCACCGAAGTCGTCCGGGCGATCGCCGGCGCCGACGGCCGCGACGCCGGCCGGGTGCTCATCGACGGCCGAGAGCTGCCCGCCGGCAACGTCGCCGCCGCCATCGCCCGCGGGGTGGGCCACGTGCCCGAAGACCGCAAGCACCAGGGCCTGATCCTGGACGCCAGCGTCGGCGAGAACATCGGCTTGGCCACGGTGCGATCTTCCGCCCGGGCCGGCCTGGCCGATCGCCGCGGGCAGCGCCGCCGCTCCGCAGACGTCGCCGAGAAGCTGCGCATCCGCATGGCCGGCATCGACCAGGACATCCGCAACCTCTCCGGCGGCAACCAGCAGAAGGCGGTCTTCGGCCGCTGGGTGCTGGCCGGCTCGAAGGTGCTGTTGCTGGATGAGCCGACCCGCGGCGTCGACGTCGGCGCCAAAGTCGAGATCTATCACCTCATCAACGACGTCACCCGCGCCGGGGGAGCGGTGCTCATGGTCTCCTCCGACCTGCCGGAGGTGCTCGGCATGTCCGACCGCGTACTGGTCATGTCGGGCGGGCGCCTGGCCGGGGAGCTTGCGCCCACCGCCACCCAGGACGAGGTCATGACCCTCGCCGTGTCCCAGATCAACGATTCCGTCACCGTCGCCGACGGCGCCGCCGCAGAATAAGGAGCACTCACGCCATGACCACCGCGACCAAGAACCCGGCGCGCCCTGCGCGCGTCTCGCCGGCCCGTAGCGTCGGCAATTGGATGATGAACAACGGCGCGCTCGTCGGCCTCATCGTCTTGATCATCGCCCTGGCGTTGGCCACGCCGCACTTTTTGACCGCCGGCAACCTGGTCAACGTCGGCGTGCAGGCGGCCACCGTGGCGATCATCGCCTTCGGCATGACGTTTGTCATCGTCACCGGCGGCATCGACCTGTCGGTCGGCGCCGTCGCCGCCTTGGGCGGCATGGTGGCCGCTTATTCCTGGGCGGAGATGGGCCTGCCCGGCTGGCTGACCCTGTTGTTGGGCTTGGCCACGGGCCTGCTCGCCGGCGCGATCGCCGGGCTGTCCATCGCCTACGGCAAGCTGCCCGCCTTCATCGCCACCCTGGCGATGATGTCGATCGCCCGCGGGCTCACGCTGGTCGTCTCCGAGGGGTCCCCGGTGCCCAGCGCGGACGCCGTCAACTGGATGGGCCGCGACGTCGGTTTTCTGCCGATGCCGATCGTCATGATGGTCATGGCCGGGCTGATCTGCTGGTTCATTCTCTCGCGCACGGTGCTGGGCCGCTCGATGTACGCCATCGGCGGCAACATGGAGGCCGCACGACTCTCAGGCCTGCCGGTGCGCCGGATCCTCATCTCCGTCTACGCGCTCTCCGGGCTCTTCGCCGCCTGGGCCGGGCTGGTGATGACCGCCCGGTTGTCGTCCGCGCAGCCGCAGGCCGGCGTCGGCTACGAACTTGACGCCATCGCCGCCGTCGTCATCGGCGGCGCTTCGCTCGCCGGCGGGCGCGGCGGGGCGTGGGGCACCTTCGTCGGCGCGATCCTGCTGGCGGTGATCCGCAACGGCCTGAACCTGCTGAATGTCTCGTCGTTCTGGCAGCAGATCGTCATCGGCGTCGTCATCGCCGCGGCCGTGGGCTTCGACGTCATCCGCAACAAGACCATCTCCCAGTAGAAGGAGCGATCATGCGCAAGACAACCGCGGCCGTGGTCGCCGCCGCCACCGCCTTCAGCCTGACTGCCTGCGGTCAAGGCGAGCAGGGCCAGGAAGTCACCCTGGCGCTGTCCACCCAGACCAACCCGTTTTTCGTCCAGGTCCGCGACGGGGCGCGTGACCGGGCGGAAGAACTCGGCGTGAACTTAAACGTCCAGGACGCCGGCGACGACGCCCTGCAACAGGCCAACCAGCTGATCAACTCCATCGCCATGGACGCCGGCGCAGTCATCGTCAACCCCGTCGACTCCGACGCCGTGGGCAACTCCGTCGAAGCCCTCAACCAGGCCGACATCCCCGTCATCGCCGTCGACCGCACCGCCAACGCCGGCGAGCTGACCAGCTTCGTCGCCTCCGACAACATCTCCGGCGGCAAGCAGGCCGCCGACGCTCTGGCCGCGGCCATCGGCGGCGAAGGCAAAGTCATCATGCTCCAAGGCATCGTCGGATCCTCGTCTTCCCGCGACCGCGGGCAAGGCTTCCGCGAACAGATCGCCACCTACCCCGGCATCGAGGTCGTCGCCGAACAAACCGCCGGCTTCGACCGCACCGAAGGCCTCGACGTGGCGACCAACCTGCTGCAGGCCAACCCGGACGTCGTCGGCATCTTCGCCGAAAACGACGAGATGGCCCTCGGCGCCATCGAAGCCGTCGGGGCCCGCGCCGGCGAGGAGGTCGCTATCGTCGGGTTCGACGGCACCCTCGAAGGGCTCGCCGCCGTGGAGGCCGGCACGATGAACGCCACCATCGCCCAGCAGCCCCGCGAACTCGGCGCCCAAGCCGTCGAGCAAGCCGCCCTGCTGCTGGAAGACAAAGACGTCGCCGGCGTCGTGCCCGTCTCCGTCATCACCGTCACCGAAGAGAATGTGGGGGAGTACCTGTGAGTGCCACCAAGATCGTCGTCGTCGGCTCCATCAACGCCGACCTGACCACCCGGGTGCCCCGCCACCCCAAGCCCGGCGAAACGCTCCTGGGCGACGGCGGCTTCTTCAGCGCCGGCGGCAAGGGCGCCAACCAGGCCGTCGCCGCCGGTCTGCTCGGCGCGGACGTCGCCATGATCGGTGCCGTCGGCACCGACCCCCAGGCCGAGGCCGCGCTGGCCCCGATGCGCCGCGCCGGGGTCGATATGCAGGGCGTGGCCGCCACAGCAGAGACCACCGGTCTGGCCGTGATCACCGTCGACGACGCCGGCGAGAACACCATCGTCGTGGTCCCCGGCGCGAACGCTGACGTCACCCACAGCTACGTCGACGAGCACGCCGAGCTCATCGCCGGCGCGGAGATCCTGCTCATGCAGGGTGAGATCCCCGCCAGCGGCTTCAACCGCGCGGCGGACCTGGCGACGGGCCGGGTGGTGGTCAACCTGGCCCCCGTCGTGCCCGTCGGCCGCGAACAACTGCTGCGTGCGGATCCGTTGCTGGCCAACGAGCACGAGGCGGCGCTGGTGCTAGGGCAGCTCGGCGCGCCCACCGACAGCACGGACCCGCGGACGCTGGCCCATGCGCTGCTGGAGCAGGGCTTTACTTCTGTGGTGCTGACGCTGGGGGCGGACGGCGCGTTGGTCGCCGACGCCACCGGGTTGACCGACATCCCCACCCCGCGGGTGGAGGCCGTGGACACCACCGGCTGCGGCGACGCGTTCGCCGGGGCGTTCGTGGCCCGCCTCGCCGAGGGCGCGAGGCTGGACGACGCCGCCCGTTACGCCGCGCGCGTGGGCGCCTTCGCCGCCACCGGCCACGGCGCCCAGGATTCGTACCCGAGCGCCGATGACGCGCTGCCGGAGGTGGAGGGCTGATGCGCAAACACGGCATCCTCAACGCCCAGCTTGCTGGTTTGCTGGCGCGGCTGGGCCACACCGACGCCGTGGTCGTCGCCGACTGCGGCCTGCCCGTGCCGGCACACGTGCCGGTGGCGGACCTGGCGCTGGTTTTCGGCGTCCCGCGTTTCAGCGACGTGCTCGCAGCCCTGCTCGCCGAACTCGAGGTCGAAGGCGTCACCGTCGCCGACCAGGCCCCGCAGGCGGTCCACGACCTCATCCCCGAGGACGTCGAGATCATCACCGAAGTCGACCACGAGGATCTCAAAGATATGGTCGCGGGCGCCGCTTTCGTCGTCCGCACCGGGGAGACCACCCCGTACGCGAACGCCATCCTGCACTGCGGGGTGCCGTTTTAGGAGGAATAGGAGTGGTGGGTGCGGCAGCGATTATTCGAACTCTGCTTCGGGCTCGTCCTCGGTTTCAAAGTGTGAAGAATCCTCAGCGGCGATGCCCTGGCTGACATCGCGCTGCACGGGCTTCTGCAGCACAGCTTCGATCAACTGACACAGCGCTTCACGGCGCTGGGTGAAGAAGCTCTCGAAATCATCTGTCCGAACCGCTTCCGGGGAAACAAAATGGCCAGTGAGAAGGTTATCCAGATAACCCGAATCGATGCCTGCCTTCGCCTCAATTTTCTCCAGGTACTTAGAGGGCGCCACGCCTCCGATGACCCTGTTGGTGTGTGCGCTGAGCATCGTCTTATTCACGATGCTCTCTCGGTGCTCGTCATCAATGCCGTTCTCGTTGCACCAGCGTTGCGGGAAAATATGATGGATATCGACCGCCATGTCCTTATGCTGGACGGCCCCAAAAGTCTTGTCCTCCATCCAATCGCGAGCGTCGTTGGCCATGATCAATGCTGCGAGACCTTTGTATGCCGCTGAATTTCGGGTGCGCATGGAATGCAGGCGAGATTCCACAAAGTTTGCGTCATTGATTGTCCGTGGGGTGGGCTGGTCTGGATCCGCAGCCCAGGCTGGCACCTGCTCAATATCGCGTACGAAGCGTGTTTCGCTGGCGGATCCGTAAAGTTCACCGATCACACCCGCCCAGTACCAACTTTCCAGACGCTGACTCACTGAGTGCAATTCTGCGTCTTTGCCGAGGGCAACTTTGATCGCGGCGAGAGGCACCAACTGCTTCGGATAGGGGACATCGCGTTTACGAAACACATGACGGTCAGCGAGGAAACCAGCGACCCACACAAAGGCATCCCGGAGTGGATCGCGCCACTTGAGGTAATCTTCCAGTTCTAGTTTCAACACATCTTCACGCTTGGCAGAGACTGCCGGTGGGCGACTCGACGTACTGGCGTTGTGCTTTTCCAGGGTCGAAAGCATCGTCAAAGCCTGCAGGAAGTCGGTGTTTTCAATGGAGTCGAGAACCGGGTACGGCTTCCAGTGCTGACGAATTTCCTGCAGGTCATCGTTGAGCCGAAAATCCTCCCCGGTACGTTCATAGTAGGCAGCATCACCTGCGAACACGGAAGTCAGAAGCTCAAAGACATTCAGTGGCAGGCCTCCGATATTAACTTTCTCGAACACCGTGGCCACAGCAGATTTATCGGTATCTGAATCTAGCTCGATGGCGGGGATTTGGTAGTTGGCCGCAGGCTGAATGATTTGATCATGGAACGTCATGCTCAACTCTTGATTCTTGAAGCTATAAGGCATGAGCCAAGGCATGGGGTTGAGAAGCTCATTCAAGGGGAAGAACCCTTGCTCCTGTTGCTTTTCGGTTGTACTGAGATCTAGAACGATGTCCCGATCAAAATTCTTCTTGATCATGCCGTCCGCAGGCACAGAGATCACTGCTTCGTCCATGCGATTGGGATCTTCGATAGCCTCAGCGATGTTCACGAAGTACCGGCGATCTAGAAGCTTGCCGCGGTCATCCTTCGTACCCACGATCCCATCGCCTGACAGAGCTTGCGTCAAGGAGGTCAATCGCTGCTGCCCGTCGAGAAGCAACTTCTTTGGTTCCGTTCCCGCCGGAACGTCTGTGCCCTCTACGGCGCGAGGCTTGAAACGCACCAGGGCGTTACCCGTCTCCAAGAGCATGACCACTCCCATGGGATGGCCCCGAAGAACTGTGATGAGCAGTTGGCGGATGCGCTCATCTTCCCATTTATAACCTCGCTGGAAATCTGGGAGCTGGATAATACCTTTACGGGTTTGATCCAGATAGTCGGTCAGCATGTACATCGGGGTCTGGAATCCCATGGATCTCCTTTAGCGAGCGGTTTCTACAGGTTCATTTAAAACCAGAGTATCCGTTCGCTGGGAGGGGGCTTTAAGCGTTGTTCTTGGGGTTGAGCGTCAGCGGGCCGGTTCGACGGGGCACCAATGGTCCTTCCGCGTCCCTAGTCGATGTCCTCCGCCCACTCCAGGACGTCTTCCACGTACTCGTCGAGTCCCGGCTTGGTGGGGTCATCCCACCGGGTAGAGACGGCGTTGATGGGGAAGACGTTGATGCCGCTGGCGTCGTCGAATTCGCTGATCAGGGCGAAGTCGGTGCCGTGCTGGTCGGCCAGGCGCACCCACCGCAGATCCAGTTCGTGGGCGATGAGGTCGCCGCAGGCCACGCCGAGGGTGTGGATGATGGCGTCGGGGTCGAAACGCTTCTTCGGCTTGGTGGCGTGCCACTCGGTGCGGTACCGGGCGAAGCAGCGCTGAATGGCGGGCAGGTCGTCGGCGATCTCGATCTTTTTCGCCAGCTGCCGCAGCTTGACCAGGAACTCGAGTTCCTCGTCGTTGAGCTCCTCCATGGTGATGGAGTCGTCGAGCTGCTCGTCGGTGGCGGCCTCCCAGCCGTCATAAAGCCCGTCGAACATGGTGCACAAGTCCTCGAAGAAGGTGCGGATCCGGGGGAGCGTTTCCGCGTTGACGGCCATGTCGCCCCGGCCCACCGCCGCGGCCCAGGGGTGCGTGGGCGGCTGGGCGCCGTCGGGCACGCCGGTGAGCTCGTGGATCTTCCCGTGGGGCTCCCAGCCGTCCTCGGCGGCGCGGGCCAGCGCGTCACGGGCGCATTCCTCCGTGGCGAAAAGGAAGAAATGCAACTGTTCGCGCGGGCGGTCCAGATCCGAGGACGCCGCCAGCTGTTGGAGAGTCGCAGCGTCGTCGGCGTGAAGGGCATCGTCGTTGAATGCGCTCATCGGTTCTCTCCTTATTCAGGGGATATACACGATGGTGTCAGACATAGAAGAAAATTGCAGTAACTGCAGAGGATTTTTCTCTGCAGAGTGGATGCGGATTAAGCCTTAGGAAAACCGTAGGCAAAAGACGAAGATCGGTGCGCTGAACTGGGGTATTTCGAAGTGGCGCCCGGTGTATAGGCGAGGGGTCGTCCACTGAGAGGCCATGGGACGTTTGCCAAAGTGCTTTCATCAATCCATCCCTCCTGTGTCGCCTTCATTAGCACGTTCTCTCCAGTGCAGGGATTCATTTCGGTCTATCGGTGGGGTGATTTCACCCCCAATTACCCCCGGGCGATACCTCCAGTGGGCAGCATGCATGCCCAGATGTTTTCGCGCTATGCCGATCAGGTATTTCCGCTCACCTCGTGACGGAGGCAAGATATGCCTCAAGTCACAACGCTAGAAATTTTGCAATGTGAGTCATATTTCCTGAAGGGGATCGAGTGGCTCGGCACTCTCAGAGAGGAACAGACAATGTTGGATTCAGTTTTCCGCGCCATCGGCCGGATTCCAGGCGCGATCATGGTGGTTCCGCTTTTCCTGGGCGCCCTCGTGAACACTTTCGCACCGGGCATCCTCGATATCGGTAGCTTCACCACGGCACTTTTCCGGGACGGCACCGCTGTTCTCATTGGTTTGTTCTTCTTGGCCGTGGGCTCACAGATCAGCCTGAAAACGGCTGGTCCAGCCATGCAAAAGGGCGGCGTCCTGCTGTTCGCCAAGTTCGGTGTCGCAGCCGCGATCGGCTTGTCCGTCGCGTTCTTCACCCCGGACGGCATGATGTGGGGACTTCTGCCCGTGGCGATCATCGCTGCCATGTCGAATTCCAATGGCTCGCTCTACAGTGCCTTGATGCAGCAGTTCGGTTCGAAGACCGACAAGGGCGCCATCTCGGTTCTGTCCATTAACGACGGCCCCTTCCTGACCATGATCGCCCTCGGTGCGGCGGGCGTGGCAGATTTCCCCCTGATGGCCCTGCTCGCGGCGGTCCTGCCGATGATCCTGGGCTTCATCCTCGGCAACACATCGACACTCGCGCGTAACTTCCTGGCGCCCGGCCAGGCACTGATCATCCCGTTCGCGGCCTTCGCCATCGGCGCGGGCATCGACTTCAGCGTGCTGTTGACCTCCGGCCTGGCCGGCGTCCTGCTCGGTGTGATGACGGTCTTCATCTCCGGCGGCGCCGCTATCCTAGGCGTCTACCTCTGGCACAAGGCCCGTAAGACTCCGCGCCCGGCCCGCAACGTTGTCTCCGGTGTGGCGGAAAGCGCCGTCGCCGGCAATGCCATCGCCACTCCCGCCGCAGTCGCAGCCGTGGACCCCTCCTTTGCGTCGATGCAGGCTGAGGCCACTGCACAGATCGCGACAGCGGTGGTGGTCACTGCCTTTATCGCGCCCTTCCTCGTCGCCTTCGTGTCTCGCTGGCAAGCAAAGAAGGGCATCACGGCGGCAGCCGAAGATGCCTACTTCGATGGTCAAGAGAAAGGGCAGACGCCAGTGGACGCTGCCCCCGCTACGACAGACATGGACGTCGGCGCCCCGGCGGAAAGCGACTTGAGCACCGTGAGTGCAGCGGATTCTCGCTAGCGTCCACAGCGGTTCCAGCGCAGCACTGCCGCCGTCAGCCTTCCGGGCTGGCGGCGGTCTTCGCGTTCTGCTCTTTCATGCCGCGCGAATGCTCGGCGACGTTGGCCAGGAGAGGCTTGATCCGATGCAAAATAGGGGACTGGTTGCCTTTCACCCAAGCCATGGCCAAGCCGATGGTCGGCCCTCCGGAAATCTCCAACATCCGCAGCTTGCCCATGGGGTGAGGGATCGAACCACGAGGCACCAGAGCCATGCCGATGCCTGCTGCGGCCAGGGCTAACACTGTCGACGTCTCCGGGGCATGCTGCGCAACGTGAAGCTTGAAGCCGGCTTCTTTGGCAGCCGTCGCGACCACCTGCTCCGCGGCGGAGCCCTGTTGGAACGTGACGACAGGATAGTCGGCGAGGGCTGCAAAGGGGATGGGTTCATCATGCTCGAGTAGGGGATGGTCAGGCCCGACTGCGAGCGTGAAGTCGTCCTCTCCGAAACTCTCAAGCTCCATCTCCGGGGAGGACACTGGGGGTCTGAGCACAGCCGCGTCAAGATCACGATTCAAGAGCATCCGCTCAATTTGCGGGGTGAGTTTCTCCCCGCTCACGTGGACATCGACGTCGGGGAGTTGCTCCTTGATCCGCTTCAGAAGATTCGGCATCAGCTGGAAAGTCGCGGTGCCCACAAACCCCAGGCGGAGCGCCCCCATCGACCCTTCACCCACCGCTCGGACATCCCTTTCGAGAATGCCCAGTTCATTGAGTAGTGCTGGGGCCCTCTCGGCGAGAAATTCTCCGGCTGAGGTGAGTAAGACCCCTTGGCTGGAGCGTTCAAAAAGACGCGTCCCTAACCGTGCTTCGAGTGTTTTTATCTGTCTGGACAACGGAGGTTGGGAAATTCCCAATTCTTCTGCGGCGCGACTGAAATTCCTGCTCCGTGATACAGCCAGGAAGTAATGAAGGTGGCGCGTCTCAATCACGACGCACTCCTCTCTACAGACAGAACCGTCATCATCAAAGGGATTTCTTCTGACGGTAGCACCAACAAAAGGAATGCTCTGTCTGGCGAAGTTCATCCAAACAAAAGGGGCGGATCGATCAAGTCCTGCGAAGGTACGCGTCCGAAACCGCGTCCGGAACAGTTCCGGTCGCTAGAGTGCGAAGTATTCATAGGTCCTGAGAATGGGCGGAGCGGATATGACACGACAGGGCACGCAACGCTACGTCTTTACGGCGGTAGCGCTCCTGCTGCTGAGTGCCGGATGGGCCGCCAACCACTTCACCTCTCTACTGGGAGTGCTCCGCGAGCAGGAAAACCTCTCCGGGGTGCTGGTCAACGGCGCCTTCGGCATCTATGCGCTGGGCCTGCTGCCCTCCTTGCTCGGTGGCGGTGCACTCGCGGACCGGGTCGGGGCGCGTCGGGTGGTGCTCAGCGGCGGGATCATCGCCGCCGTCGGCAACCTCAGCCTCCTGTTCTGGCACGGCGGCGGGGGACTGCTGCTGGGGCGGTTCATCGTGGGGCTGGGCGTGGGGCTCGTCGTCAGCGCCGGCACCGCGTGGGCGGGCAGGCTCCGCGGCGCGAGCGGCGTCACCCTGGCGGGGATCTTTTTGACGTCCGGTTTCGCCAGCGGCCCCATCGTCTCCGGGCTGTTGGCCTACGTGCTGCCACCGGAGTGGGCTCTGCCGGTGCCTTTCGCGGTGAGCTCGTTGCTGTCTTTTGCCGCTGTCGGGCTAGCCCTGCTCATCGGGGATGGCGCTGAGGAAAAAGAGCAGGGAGGCAGGAAGGCGAACGCACCCGCCATACGGCCGCCGGAGAACCGCAGCGTCGGCCGGGCGCTCGCCGCCTCATTGCCCATCGCTTTGTGGGTGTTCAGTTGCGTCACCACCGGCATGGTGATCCTGGCCGGACGCGTGGCCGACCGCTTCGACAACGGCGTACTGTTGCCCGGCCTCGCGGCCTTCCTGGTGTTCAGTGCCGGGCTCGGAGTCCAGATGCTCAGCCGCAATCGAGGTTGGGGACCGGGCGCCGGTGTCGTCGGAGCAGGGTTGGCCACCGTGGGTTTCGCCCTGGCAGGAGTGGGTGGCCAGGCCCCGCCGCTGTGGCTCTTTGTCGTGGGCTGCCTGCTACTGGGGCTGGCTTATGGCCTGTGTCTGCAGCAGGGGCTGTTGGACGTCGAGCGCCTGGCGCCCCGTGAGTCGCACGGCGCGGTGGTTGGTGTGTTCTACGTGTTCACCTACCTGGGCTTCGCTCTGCCCGTGACGCTGGAGGCTCTGCCGGCGTCGGTGGGAGCCGGGCTTCCGCTGCTGGTGGTCGCCGCGGTCGCGGCCGTGTGCACCGTGGTGCGCGGCGTGCAATTGACCAGGACGGATCTTCTGCGGCGTTCTTGAACAACCGGGAAGGCGAAACACAGACGCGAAAGCACCACACCCTGCCCGGCCAGACGATGTCTTCGTCAGGGCCGAACAGGGTGTGGGGTAGCGCCGAAAAACTAACCGATGGATTCGAGCAGGTCGGCGCAGGCCTTCTCGCAGCGTCGGCACGCTTCCGCGCAGAGGCGGCAGTGCTCGTGCATGTCGGCGTGCTCCTCGCAGTCCTCGGCGCAGACCTGGCACGCGGTGCGGCAGGCCTTGAGCAGCTCCTTGACCACGGTCAGGTTGCTGCCGGTCTGACGGCTCAGCACAGAGGCGGTGGTGGCGCAGATGTCCGCGCAGTCGAGGTCGGTGCGGATGCAGTCGCGCAGGTTGGCGACCATCTCCTCGGCCAGGCAGGCGTCGGCGCATGCGGTGCAGGTCTGGGAACAGGCCAAAGCGGCGTCGATGGCCTCGGCGAGGAGTTCGGGGTTCAGGGCATCGGAAGGGTTGGGGTGGGTCTTGAGCATGTCGTTGACGGTCATACAGTCCTCCTTCATCGTGGATCTGCTCCCGAGCGTAGCCACGGCAAGGGGACGTGTGGGGCGGGTTCGGCATCAGGTGCGCTACGCTCTGTTGCGCAGCGGCCGTAGGGGGCCCTCGCCTCTTAGAC from Corynebacterium maris DSM 45190 includes these protein-coding regions:
- a CDS encoding sugar ABC transporter ATP-binding protein codes for the protein MNHDPTPPRPLLELRNVRKSFGPVTVIKDVTVSVHPGKVQALLGENGAGKSTIIKMMAGVHKPDGGEIHVDGQRVEFPDTRAAEARGIATIYQELNLVPTMSVAENILLGRTPRRAGLVNYRALRAQAQEALDYIGLVVDLDTPVGELGVARQQLVEIAKALSMDARVLILDEPTASLTGNEVDQLFRVVDDLKARGVGMVFISHHLDEIARIADSVSVLRDGEFVAEVPADTPEPEFVRLMVGRDIDDQYPREQITPGAPVLQVEGLSSADKFHDISFTVHAGEVVGLAGLVGAGRTEVVRAIAGADGRDAGRVLIDGRELPAGNVAAAIARGVGHVPEDRKHQGLILDASVGENIGLATVRSSARAGLADRRGQRRRSADVAEKLRIRMAGIDQDIRNLSGGNQQKAVFGRWVLAGSKVLLLDEPTRGVDVGAKVEIYHLINDVTRAGGAVLMVSSDLPEVLGMSDRVLVMSGGRLAGELAPTATQDEVMTLAVSQINDSVTVADGAAAE
- the rbsD gene encoding D-ribose pyranase, translating into MRKHGILNAQLAGLLARLGHTDAVVVADCGLPVPAHVPVADLALVFGVPRFSDVLAALLAELEVEGVTVADQAPQAVHDLIPEDVEIITEVDHEDLKDMVAGAAFVVRTGETTPYANAILHCGVPF
- a CDS encoding LacI family DNA-binding transcriptional regulator → MDIEPARRPTLKDVAEAAGVAVSTASRALADNPAVAARTRARIHDIAAGMGYRPNEQARALRRARTNTIGVIVPSLVNHYFATLVTGIQEGAAAAGLTTVIANTREDADSLAASLQVLADQRVDGVICVPHEDCADQILALHDAGLPIVLIDREIPSGQVPTVVSDPERGMHDAVRLLAETRALPIGYLSGPTTTSTGRQRLETFRTACTAAGLPEQPVYLGGYEQERGRAGAADLLDRGVTALFAGDSMMTIGVIEECHRRGLLIGEDVAVIGFDRHPVFELQPRPITVIDQDVDAMAALALQTLLAGIDGQPTTSTRMHTPTTLITRQSTPGALR
- a CDS encoding ABC transporter permease; amino-acid sequence: MTTATKNPARPARVSPARSVGNWMMNNGALVGLIVLIIALALATPHFLTAGNLVNVGVQAATVAIIAFGMTFVIVTGGIDLSVGAVAALGGMVAAYSWAEMGLPGWLTLLLGLATGLLAGAIAGLSIAYGKLPAFIATLAMMSIARGLTLVVSEGSPVPSADAVNWMGRDVGFLPMPIVMMVMAGLICWFILSRTVLGRSMYAIGGNMEAARLSGLPVRRILISVYALSGLFAAWAGLVMTARLSSAQPQAGVGYELDAIAAVVIGGASLAGGRGGAWGTFVGAILLAVIRNGLNLLNVSSFWQQIVIGVVIAAAVGFDVIRNKTISQ
- a CDS encoding substrate-binding domain-containing protein, which produces MRKTTAAVVAAATAFSLTACGQGEQGQEVTLALSTQTNPFFVQVRDGARDRAEELGVNLNVQDAGDDALQQANQLINSIAMDAGAVIVNPVDSDAVGNSVEALNQADIPVIAVDRTANAGELTSFVASDNISGGKQAADALAAAIGGEGKVIMLQGIVGSSSSRDRGQGFREQIATYPGIEVVAEQTAGFDRTEGLDVATNLLQANPDVVGIFAENDEMALGAIEAVGARAGEEVAIVGFDGTLEGLAAVEAGTMNATIAQQPRELGAQAVEQAALLLEDKDVAGVVPVSVITVTEENVGEYL
- a CDS encoding ribokinase; the encoded protein is MSATKIVVVGSINADLTTRVPRHPKPGETLLGDGGFFSAGGKGANQAVAAGLLGADVAMIGAVGTDPQAEAALAPMRRAGVDMQGVAATAETTGLAVITVDDAGENTIVVVPGANADVTHSYVDEHAELIAGAEILLMQGEIPASGFNRAADLATGRVVVNLAPVVPVGREQLLRADPLLANEHEAALVLGQLGAPTDSTDPRTLAHALLEQGFTSVVLTLGADGALVADATGLTDIPTPRVEAVDTTGCGDAFAGAFVARLAEGARLDDAARYAARVGAFAATGHGAQDSYPSADDALPEVEG